In one Bacillus thuringiensis genomic region, the following are encoded:
- the efp gene encoding elongation factor P: protein MISVNDFRTGLTIAVDNGLWQVLDFQHVKPGKGAAFVRSKLRNLRTGSVQEKTFRAGEKVEKAHIENRRMQYLYASGEAHVFMDNGTYEQIELGENQIERELKFLKENMEVAIMTYQGEVLGVELPNTVELQVTETEPGIKGDTASNVTKPATLETGLVVQVPIFINEGEMLIINTGEGKYVSRA, encoded by the coding sequence ATGATTTCAGTAAACGATTTTCGTACAGGTTTAACAATTGCAGTGGATAATGGCCTTTGGCAAGTACTTGATTTCCAACACGTAAAGCCAGGTAAAGGTGCTGCATTCGTTCGTTCTAAACTACGTAACCTTCGCACAGGTTCTGTTCAAGAGAAAACATTCCGTGCAGGTGAGAAAGTAGAAAAAGCACACATCGAAAACCGTCGTATGCAATACTTATACGCAAGCGGTGAGGCTCACGTATTTATGGATAACGGAACTTATGAGCAAATCGAACTTGGTGAAAACCAAATCGAGCGCGAGCTTAAATTCCTAAAAGAAAACATGGAAGTAGCAATCATGACTTACCAAGGCGAAGTACTTGGTGTTGAACTTCCAAACACAGTTGAATTACAAGTTACAGAAACAGAGCCTGGTATTAAAGGTGATACTGCTTCTAACGTAACAAAACCAGCTACATTAGAAACTGGTCTTGTTGTACAAGTACCAATCTTCATTAACGAAGGCGAAATGCTTATCATCAACACTGGTGAAGGTA